In the genome of Labeo rohita strain BAU-BD-2019 chromosome 2, IGBB_LRoh.1.0, whole genome shotgun sequence, the window tattgttagttcatgttaactaatgcattTAACTTACGTTAACAAATGGAACATTATTGCAAAGTGCtaccaaaaataatataatgtctGTCCTATTTAAAACTATAGAATGTTTTCACGATGCTGAACTGAACTGATTTTTATCAGCATATTTTGCTGATCATTTCTGctaaaaatggtcaattattgtcatgttttgggctgtactaatcggtcggactgggaaaaaaaacatttggagtactatagactaccaaaaggagaaaaatggaaaaaacctgtctgaggaacaaaaggcgtttgtggttggccatactgaaccaggatttccagggcaagaatcctgacaacatttgtgtttgttcttatcatttccagtcagatAGGTGAACTATTAtgctaatatcttaattcataataataatatcctaattaaataatactctatatgatttagcagcttccacatgtttttcccATGGtatagacagcataaattagcagaacaatgtattcagtaatACATTAACCATTCAATCCGTGCTTGTTGTTCAccaatatggccacgcatccgGGTAGCTGACCAAATCAGAAGTGCAAACACTCTATATTAACCTTTAACAGATTTGGATTTTGGGCTTTGATATTGGTGAATGAAAAGCATTGGGttcagtgaaaaaaacaaaacacaatcagGTTGCACAGATGAACTATTGTAttggaaataaacaaacaacatcCAACTGTTATCTACAAACACTGCATAAACAGATTATCGTAGTAAGTCTCATTGCGTCTCGTCATTTTTAGTGTCATCGTCTTCTGCATGAAACATTGGCAGCAGATCTCCCCAGTCACTACTACGAGCACATCTGTACATGTCCCTgttaaaagagaaaatgaaaattattgttAAAGGGAACCATTCATTGTCATTCACTTAGTGAAAATGCATGTAGAGATCTGTTAAATTAAAGGATTACATACTTTCCATGAAGACGGGTCGTTACAGCAAGCTGTTTGAGTTCTCCATTGGCACAACACAGCTGACACTGAACATGTCTTGGGCGGCGACGGACTTGTGTGACCAGTCTGGCCATATCCCAGTGCTTAGTCTTCTGAGCCTTCTCCTCATCGGACCTGGATATAATCAAGTAACTGAACTTCTCCTGCTGCCTTTCTTGCCTCTGTAATGATTGATTCACGGAGTAACAGTAATTGAATTATTCATGACGAATGTCACAATTCGAAAGCCATCTTGTTATGAACTTACACTAGACAAGGGCAGAGAATAGTAGAACTGGGAGAAGTTACAAGGCACTACAGGTTGCTTGATCAACTTGGGACAATGCAGCTCATGAGTGCACTgtccaaaataaaacagagcagaaGATTATGTCAGTAAAAGGCATGAAAAAAGAATGTATCAGgttaatagaataaataaaaagttatttttttaacgcACAGGGGCAAATACAGATGGTCTCCTGAAGTCATGTTTTATCTCCTCTTCTCTCTATAGACATAGAGTAAATGTTTGTGAGAAATTGTTCTACCACTTTAAACTAAAACTCATGTTAGCAATATTTGAGCAAAAAATCTCAAATCAAACCTTCAGTATAATGTCTCTGGCCTCCATAAGTATTTGATGGCCATCCTTGGTTCCATTCTCCACCAATACCTTTAAGAAATACCAAGAACTACATTAGGAAACTATTATAGCCACTGACTTGCAATGCATAGTATTTTTTCcacactatggaagtcaatggctatcagcaactgtttggttaccaacattcttcattatatttctatatacaggtttgaaacagcTTGAAGATtaagtaaacaatgacaaaatgtatCCCTTTTACAGTAACAACACAgcaaaatgttgtatataaaaAACTTGGATCTATCTAAACTAAGAAATTAGTTTAATCATTATTACACAAAATATCATCACTCACAAGATAGGAGTTGGTTTTTCTCCAAAGTGTGAAAATAACATTCATCCGCTGATCCAAAGTGGCCAGTTCTGACAATGAGTAAGCAGCTATCACAAGATCAAACTGcacctgcagaaaaaaaaaaacccttttgttttattcagatgTGTAAAAGCAGTGTATAATttggtaaattaaaataattaagcatGGCAGCTGAAGATACCTTCGGAGAAACAGGGAGGAACTGGCGGAAATATACTTGTTTGATCTCTGGATTACCCACCTCACTGCCTTCTGTTTGGTACAAATGAACATTTCTGTCTGTAGATCTGTTTATATAACTCTGTTCACAAAAGTCCAACTGAATGTTCTTACCTCTAAGAAGCTGTTCtgccaaggtgttcatgtctccAGAGCTGTCTACACAAACATACTCCTTCAGAGAGTCTCCCCAGAGTGTGTGAGATGCCCTAAGTCAAAGAATTGAATATAGTATAAATTCACTAATCTTTCAGGCATCTTTCAAagcaaattaattaatactctgttgaaaaacagcatatgctggttaggtatgttttgaagcatgacagagctggtttaagctggtccttagttggtcatgagctggtcctgagcaggagttagttgcttaggaccattttaggagcacctgaccagcttataaccagctcatgaccaactaaaTACCATCTTAAGCCAACTCAAATtggctgccatgcttcaaacctgcatatgcatttttttaaatggtaccACTAAATGCAATCAGtttcttaatatttataaccttttgtgtttgtttcacttcataatattacacatATTCATATCTAAGTCATACTTACCAAGTACATGTTCCAAGTCCTGATC includes:
- the mettl17 gene encoding methyltransferase-like protein 17, mitochondrial, with protein sequence MYLLRSRITLNVKCSRCHAALCLKEAQRCLSSAALVEQADFLKGAPHRKHPGVTNLKTVQLPEPLQVAAQSVLKRAEVKSLTERAHKLSNFLWSRKRAIEASQLREKAILLEKKFLEQERDIHRDDIDHKIEAQIRKRVLSELRRTTYHRTPLRYDEDLGLVYMAARLAGGYAAVLRALNEIKKRDPLFVPYSLLDFGSGLGTCTWASHTLWGDSLKEYVCVDSSGDMNTLAEQLLREGSEVGNPEIKQVYFRQFLPVSPKVQFDLVIAAYSLSELATLDQRMNVIFTLWRKTNSYLVLVENGTKDGHQILMEARDIILKREEEIKHDFRRPSVFAPCTHELHCPKLIKQPVVPCNFSQFYYSLPLSSRQERQQEKFSYLIISRSDEEKAQKTKHWDMARLVTQVRRRPRHVQCQLCCANGELKQLAVTTRLHGKDMYRCARSSDWGDLLPMFHAEDDDTKNDETQ